In a genomic window of Vigna unguiculata cultivar IT97K-499-35 unplaced genomic scaffold, ASM411807v1 contig_510, whole genome shotgun sequence:
- the LOC114172258 gene encoding uncharacterized protein LOC114172258: MADSNQEGGAGISPIQMQALTQHLERLLRQANDEIHERIDRLENDGVTRRGVRRQETRVARYDEERRNREQWGNPLQGIKLNIPSFAGKNDPEAYFNWELKMENVFDCGNFEEEQKVRLAASEFSHYALIWWHKLQRERQRDGDPPVDTWEELRRLMRRRYVPASYQRDMKFKLQRITQGSRSVEDYHKEMEMLMIQAKLEEDPEVTMARFINGLNNDIRDVVELQEFVEMEDLLHKAIQVEEQLKRKGASRRMASSSTYGWKDKAKREGYKSSPYSAKGETSSAMSTKATKEADPKPSKGNEAVPKRTRDITCFKCQGKGHYAYECPTKRTVVIRDDGGYSSESDANEESEGEEDEDVGPEMNEKGLLMVRRLLGSHIEAMDESQRDNIFHTRCIVQGQLCMVIVDSGSCANVASTRLVSKLNLPTKPHPRPYRLQWLSDEGEIKVKQQVEVPIVIGTYSDVISCDVVPMEACHLLLGRPWQHDHKTIHDGFSNKISFTHQGKKVVLKPLSPQEVCHDQVRLREKIMREKKVESESVIAKEREVRKVLLARQPLYMLVCKPVLNTNPEFPTSLPSSISSILQEFKDVFPSDLPSGLPPLRGIEHQVDLIPGATIPNRPAYRSNPEETKEIQRQKDGSWRMCSDCRSVNSITIKYRHPIPRLDDLLDELHGAQVFSKIDLKSGYNQIRIREGDEWKTAFKTKFGLYEWLVMPFGLTNAPSTFMRLMNHVLRDFIGHFVVVYFDDILIYSADLDLHAQHLHSVLSALRHEKLYANLEKCMFCQDHVVFLGFVVSSKGVEVDQSKVKAIQEWPTPKSVSDIRSFHGLASFYRRFVRDFSTLAAPLNELVKKNVSFKWGEKQEKAFQTLKQRLVSAPILALPNFSKSFEIECDASGIGIGAVLLQEGHPIAYFSEKLSGAALHYSTYDKELYALVRALKTWQHYLFPKEFVIHSDHESLKYLKGQGKLNTRHAKWVEFLEQFPYVIKYKKGKGNVVADALSRRHALLSMVETKLLGLEVLKGLYEEDKEFGQRYKECEKMAKDEYYRFEGFLFRANRLCVPQSSIRELLVKEAHRGGLMGHFGVLRTYDILHEHFYWVNMKKDVAKLCESCIECRQAKSKVLPQGLYTPLPVPEHPWVDLSMDFVLGLPRSSTGRDSILVVHSPFEVVYGFNPLSPLDLLPVPNISVFKHTEGQAKAEFVRKLHEKVKDQITKKNASYAKQANKGRRRVVFQPGDWVWVHMRKERFPEQRKSKLLPRGDGPFQVLERINDNAYKIQMPGEDGSALKKAGSDLETHPVQEGGNDEDISHQPGSKLTKEEENSLQGIGGPMTRSKAKQTKATLQRLILNLLEDVVKDPTHKLVYLITWKDEAKDEVELQNA, encoded by the exons ATGGCAGATTCAAACCAAGAAGGAGGGGCAGGCATTAGTCCCATTCAAATGCAAGCTCTTACTCAACATCTTGAAAGATTACTCCGACAAGCCAATGATGAGATACATGAGAGAATTGATAGGTTGGAGAATGATGGAGTAACAAGAAGAGGTGTAAGGAGGCAAGAAACAAGGGTGGCGAGATATGATGAAGAAAGGAGGAATAGGGAGCAGTGGGGCAATCCTCTCCAAGGAATTAAACTAAACATTCCCTCTTTTGCAGGAAAGAATGATCCCGAAGCTTACTTTAATTGGGAGCTCAAGATGGAGAATGTGTTTGATTGCGGCAACTTTGAGGAGGAACAAAAGGTGAGGTTGGCAGCATCCGAATTCTCACACTATGCATTGATTTGGTGGCACAAGCTTCAAAGGGAGAGGCAAAGAGATGGAGATCCACCAGTAGACACATGGGAGGAATTGAGGAGGCTCATGAGGAGGAGATATGTCCCTGCATCCTATCAAAGGGATATGAAGTTTAAGCTTCAAAGAATTACTCAAGGAAGCCGAAGTGTGGAGGATTACCACAAAGAGATGGAGATGTTAATGATCCAAGCTAAGCTTGAGGAAGATCCTGAGGTAACAATGGCTAGGTTCATTAATGGGTTGAATAATGATATCCGTGATGTGGTTGAGTTGCAGGAGTTTGTGGAGATGGAGGATCTTCTCCATAAAGCCATCCAAGTAGAAGAGCAACTCAAAAGGAAGGGAGCTTCAAGGAGAATGGCGTCGTCTTCTACTTATGGGTGGAAGGACAAGGCTAAGAGGGAGGGATATAAGTCATCACCCTATTCGGCCAAGGGAGAGACCAGTTCGGCCATGAGTACCAAGGCCACCAAAGAAGCGGATCCTAAGCCTTCTAAGGGCAATGAAGCTGTACCAAAAAGAACTAGAGACATTACATGCTTCAAATGCCAAGGCAAGGGGCACTATGCATATGAATGTCCTACCAAGAGGACTGTGGTGATTAGAGATGATGGAGGATATTCTAGTGAGTCAGATGCAAATGAAGAATCTGAAGGAGAGGAGGATGAGGATGTTGGACCAGAAATGAACGAGAAGGGATTGTTGATGGTGAGGAGACTATTAGGATCTCATATAGAAGCCATGGATGAAAGCCAAAGGGACAACATTTTCCACACTAGGTGTATTGTCCAAGGGCAACTTTGCATGGTGATTGTGGATAGTGGGAGTTGCGCTAATGTGGCTAGTACAAGGCTAGTATCCAAGTTGAATCTTCCTACCAAGCCTCATCCCAGACCTTACCGTTTGCAATGGCTAAGTGATGAAGGAGAAATTAAAGTGAAACAGCAAGTGGAGGTGCCCATAGTCATTGGGACTTATTCTGATGTGATTTCATGTGATGTGGTGCCTATGGAGGCGTGTCATCTATTGTTGGGGAGACCATGGCAGCATGACCACAAGACCATCCATGATGGATTCTCCAACAAGATCTCTTTTACACATCAAGGAAAGAAGGTGGTGCTTAAACCTTTAAGCCCACAAGAGGTGTGTCATGATCAAGTGAGGTTGAGAGAGAAAAtcatgagagaaaagaaagttgAAAGTGAGAGCGTG ATAGCAAAAGAGAGGGAAGTGAGGAAGGTGTTGTTAGCACGGCAACCCTTATATATGCTTGTATGCAAACCTGTTTTGAATACTAACCCTGAATTTCCCACTTCCTTGCCATCTTCTATTTCTTCTATTTTGCAGGAATTCAAGGATGTTTTCCCCTCGGATTTGCCTAGTGGATTACCACCATTGAGGGGAATAGAACATCAAGTGGATTTGATACCTGGAGCCACCATTCCAAACAGGCCAGCGTATAGGAGCAATCCCGAGGAGACCAAGGAGATACAAAGGCAA AAAGATGGTTCTTGGCGCATGTGTAGTGACTGTAGAAGTGTGAATAGCATTACCATtaagtataggcatcccattcctagacTTGATGATTTACTTGATGAATTGCATGGTGCACAAGtgttttcaaaaattgatttgaaaagtGGATACAACCAAATTAGGATTAGAGAAGGAGATGAATGGAAAACTGcttttaaaaccaaatttgggttgTATGAGTGGCTGGTTATGCCATTTGGATTAACTAATGCACCAAGCACATTCATGAGGTTGATGAATCATGTTCTACGAGATTTTATAGGGCATTTTGTGGTAGTGTATTTTGATGATATTCTGATCTATAGTGCTGATTTGGACTTGCATGCTCAACATTTGCATTCTGTGTTATCTGCTTTGAGACATGAAAAGTTGTATGCTAATCTTGAGAAATGCATGTTTTGTCAAGACCATGTGGTATTTCTGGGTTTTGTGGTGAGTTCAAAAGGGGTAGAAGTTGATCAATCCAAAGTGAAGGCCATACAAGAGTGGCCAACACCCAAATCCGTGAGTGATATTAGGAGTTTTCATGGCCTggctagtttctataggagaTTTGTGAGAGATTTCAGCACCTTGGCAGCCCCCTTAAATGAGTTAGTGAAGAAAAACGTGAGCTTCAAGTGGGGGGAAAAACAAGAGAAAGCTTTCCAAACTCTTAAGCAAAGACTAGTGAGTGCACCCATCCTAGCATTGCCCAATTTTTCCAAATCCTTTGAGATAGAGTGTGACGCTTCTGGCATAGGTATAGGAGCTGTTCTACTTCAAGAAGGCCATCCCATAGCATACTTTAGTGAAAAATTGAGTGGAGCAGCCTTGCATTACTCTACTTATGACAAGGAACTCTATGCCTTAGTGAGAGCCCTCAAAACTTGGCAACATTATCTTTTTCCCAAGGAATTCGTTAtccatagtgaccatgagtctcTTAAGTATCTCAAGGGTCAAGGTAAGCTTAATACAAGACATGCCAAATGGGTTGAATTCTTAGAGCAATTTCCATATGTCATTaagtacaagaaagggaaaggaAATGTGGTTGCGGATGCCCTATCTAGGAGACATGCGCTACTATCTATGGTTGAGACCAAGTTGTTGGGTTTGGAAGTGTTGAAGGGGTTGTATGAGGAGGATAAAGAGTTCGGCCAAAGGTACAAGGAGTGTGAAAAGATGGCCAAGGATGAGTACTATAGATTTGAGGGGTTCTTGTTTAGAGCAAATAGGCTATGTGTTCCTCAATCTTCCATTAGAGAACTCTTAGTGAAGGAAGCACATAGAGGGGGGTTGATGGGTCATTTTGGAGTGCTTAGAACTTATGACATCTTGCATGAGCATTTCTATTGGGTTAACATGAAAAAGGATGTAGCCAAACTGTGTGAGTCATGCATTGAGTGTAGACAAGCTAAGTCTAAAGTTCTTCCCCAAGGTTTATACACTCCTCTTCCTGTTCCTGAACACCCTTGGGTGGATTTGTCCATGGATTTTGTGCTTGGATTGCCTCGATCAAGTACTGGCCGAGACTCCATACTAGTTGT TCATTCTCCTTTTGAGGTAGTGTATGGGTTTAATCCTTTATCTCCACTTGATTTATTACCTGTGCCTAACATTTCTGTGTTTAAGCATACTGAAGGACAGGCAAAGGCAGAGTTTGTGCGGAAGCTTCATGAGAAAGTTAAAGATCAAATCACCAAAAAGAATGCGAGCTACGCAAAGCAAGCCAACAAAGGTAGAAGGAGAGTTGTGTTCCAACCAGGAGATTGGGTGTGGGTACACATGAGGAAAGAGAGATTTCCCGAACAAAGGAAATCCAAGTTGCTGCCTAGAGGAGATGGACCATTCCAAGTCTTGGAAAGGATCAATGACAATGCTTACAAGATCCAAATGCCAG GTGAAGATGGTTCGGCTTTGAAGAAAGCTGGTTCGGATTTGGAGACCCATCCGGTTCAAGAGGGAGGGAATGATGAGGACATCTCTCACCAACCTGGATCCAAGCTAACCAAAGAAGAGGAGAACTCTCTACAAGGGATAGGAGGTCCTATGACGAGATCCAAGGCCAAGCAAACCAAGGCAACATTACAAAGGCTAATTCTAAATCTCTTAGAAGATGTGGTCAAGGATCCTACACATAAGCTTGTTTACTTGATCACTTGGAAGGATGAAGCTAAGGATGAAGTTGAGCTCCAAAATGCGTGA